A region from the Bradyrhizobium erythrophlei genome encodes:
- a CDS encoding branched-chain amino acid ABC transporter permease produces MQFGFLLEQVVNGLVLGGYYLLIALGLSLIFSVGGVVNLAHGAFYALGAYISVEITRYLGFGAAVVISPLAVAMLGILFERYILRRFYTADPILSLLVTFGLAMVAEQAIRIIWGAAPLSASIPPAFRGSVIVGDFLFSRYRVMLLAVVAIVLLAVWLLLNKTSFGRVVRAGIQRPDMVAALGIRLQPYMTAIVMLGVGMAAMGGAFFAPITIVHPAMGAEIITVAFVVVVIGGLGSFWGVVIAALLVGVVRGITIHFAPAAGEASIYVLMFLVLLMRPRGLLGERIEKFE; encoded by the coding sequence ATGCAATTCGGCTTCTTGCTGGAACAGGTGGTGAATGGCCTCGTGCTCGGGGGCTATTATCTCCTGATCGCACTCGGGCTGTCGCTGATCTTCAGCGTCGGCGGCGTGGTCAATCTGGCGCATGGCGCGTTCTACGCGCTCGGCGCCTATATCTCGGTCGAAATCACCAGATATCTCGGCTTCGGAGCGGCCGTCGTGATCTCGCCGCTTGCGGTCGCGATGCTGGGCATCCTGTTCGAGCGCTACATCCTGCGCCGCTTCTACACCGCCGATCCGATCCTGAGCCTGCTCGTGACCTTCGGCCTTGCGATGGTCGCCGAGCAGGCGATCCGCATCATCTGGGGCGCGGCACCCTTGTCGGCCTCGATCCCGCCGGCGTTTCGCGGCTCGGTGATCGTCGGCGACTTCCTGTTTTCGCGCTACCGCGTGATGCTGCTGGCGGTGGTCGCCATCGTGCTGCTCGCCGTCTGGCTGCTGCTTAACAAGACCTCGTTCGGCCGTGTCGTGCGCGCCGGGATCCAGCGCCCGGACATGGTGGCGGCACTCGGCATCCGCTTGCAGCCCTACATGACCGCGATCGTCATGCTCGGCGTCGGCATGGCCGCGATGGGCGGCGCATTCTTCGCGCCAATCACCATCGTGCATCCGGCCATGGGGGCCGAGATCATCACCGTCGCCTTTGTCGTGGTTGTCATCGGCGGCCTGGGAAGTTTCTGGGGCGTCGTGATCGCGGCATTGCTGGTCGGCGTGGTGCGCGGCATCACCATTCATTTCGCGCCCGCCGCCGGTGAAGCGTCGATCTATGTGCTGATGTTCCTGGTCCTGCTGATGCGGCCGCGCGGGCTGCTCGGCGAGCGTATCGAGAAATTCGAATGA
- a CDS encoding ABC transporter substrate-binding protein gives MTRTSRRALLKAGAAFAGASTLGFPSIVHGQTEKIKIGHLTPLTGFLGALGAYAQLGIRMAEAEINQAGGVMGRQLDITSEDSVNPATAATKAQRMLDQDGVAVLMGEINSASAATIMQVADRNKRLFMQIGARSDGLRGKNCNKYTFHVDIPSTVMVNAVGKALVRDNMMKDKKFYTLTADYIFGHDLARAAKSFFDANGGKLIGDELVATDVTDFSPYLLKIRQARPDIVCSNLAGNQVTNLIKQYAEFDLPYPIVGFNLNTADAWAAGEGNLSGTWPTVWYHTLDVPASKSFVTNFIKKNGKPPENHAWIEYVSLKMMAQAMNETKSTETDKLIAYFEKETQFDVLKGRKGYFRSWDHQLMQEAYPFTVKAKGQAKDKWDMLELGGAIPGPNESLEVIALTKEQNPCSM, from the coding sequence ATGACCCGCACCAGCCGACGAGCCCTGTTGAAAGCCGGCGCCGCCTTTGCCGGCGCGTCGACGCTCGGATTTCCGTCGATCGTCCACGGCCAGACCGAGAAGATAAAGATCGGCCACCTCACGCCGCTGACCGGCTTTCTCGGCGCGCTCGGCGCCTATGCCCAGCTCGGCATTCGCATGGCGGAGGCGGAAATCAACCAGGCCGGTGGCGTCATGGGCCGGCAGCTCGACATCACCTCGGAAGATTCCGTCAACCCCGCCACCGCCGCGACCAAGGCCCAGCGCATGCTCGACCAGGACGGCGTCGCCGTGCTGATGGGCGAGATCAATTCGGCTTCGGCAGCAACCATCATGCAGGTGGCCGACCGCAACAAGCGCCTGTTCATGCAGATCGGCGCCCGCTCCGACGGGCTGCGCGGCAAGAACTGCAACAAATACACCTTCCACGTCGATATCCCCTCTACGGTGATGGTGAACGCGGTCGGCAAGGCGCTGGTGCGCGACAATATGATGAAGGACAAAAAGTTCTACACGCTGACCGCCGACTACATCTTCGGCCACGATTTGGCGCGCGCCGCCAAGTCGTTCTTCGACGCCAACGGCGGCAAGCTGATCGGCGACGAACTGGTGGCCACCGACGTCACCGACTTCAGTCCGTATCTCCTGAAGATCCGCCAGGCCAGGCCGGACATCGTCTGCTCCAACCTCGCCGGCAACCAGGTCACCAACCTGATCAAGCAATACGCCGAATTCGACCTGCCCTATCCGATCGTCGGCTTCAACCTCAACACCGCAGACGCCTGGGCGGCCGGCGAAGGCAATCTGAGTGGCACCTGGCCGACGGTCTGGTATCACACCCTCGACGTTCCCGCGTCCAAGAGCTTCGTGACCAACTTCATCAAGAAGAATGGCAAGCCGCCGGAAAACCATGCCTGGATCGAATATGTCTCGCTGAAGATGATGGCGCAGGCCATGAACGAAACCAAGTCGACCGAGACCGACAAGCTGATCGCCTATTTCGAGAAGGAAACGCAGTTCGACGTCCTCAAGGGCCGCAAGGGATATTTCCGCAGTTGGGATCACCAGCTGATGCAGGAAGCCTATCCCTTCACCGTCAAAGCCAAGGGCCAGGCCAAGGACAAGTGGGACATGCTCGAATTGGGCGGGGCGATCCCGGGACCGAACGAGTCGCTCGAGGTCATTGCGCTAACCAAGGAACAGAACCCCTGCTCGATGTAA
- a CDS encoding IclR family transcriptional regulator codes for MRARTSQKTPEKPASPRKAAVAKLVPPPQHDIDDDADDRQRVGVQSLGRAFAILEEVARHRDGIGLAELSKLVGLHNSTTFHLAKTMVSLGYLRQEKETKRYRVGRPLFALAASALDEIEMVNVATPILEELSRETGESAHYAVRMGDAVVVIARTSGPGAFQLTDRVGVVRPAHCTALGKIILASLRADQLKRFLERVEMKPSTDKSITDAAVLLREIAEIRRTGIAFDDGEFNPEVRCVAVPVTDFTGQVIGALGISGPIWRLSNQALHNSAEIVEAAANRLSREFGAKSTADSS; via the coding sequence GTGAGAGCGCGAACCAGCCAAAAGACCCCCGAAAAGCCGGCCAGTCCGCGCAAGGCTGCCGTCGCCAAGCTGGTGCCGCCGCCGCAGCACGATATCGATGACGATGCCGACGACCGGCAGCGGGTCGGCGTCCAGTCGCTCGGCCGCGCCTTCGCGATCCTCGAAGAGGTCGCGCGTCACCGCGACGGCATCGGGCTTGCCGAACTGAGCAAGCTGGTCGGCCTGCACAATTCCACCACCTTCCATCTGGCGAAAACCATGGTCTCGCTGGGTTATCTCCGTCAGGAGAAAGAGACAAAACGCTACCGCGTCGGCCGGCCGCTGTTCGCGCTGGCCGCGAGCGCACTCGACGAAATCGAGATGGTGAATGTCGCGACCCCCATTCTGGAGGAATTGTCGCGCGAGACCGGCGAAAGCGCCCATTATGCGGTGCGGATGGGCGACGCGGTCGTGGTGATCGCGCGCACTAGCGGCCCCGGCGCGTTTCAGCTCACCGACCGCGTCGGCGTGGTGCGCCCCGCCCATTGCACCGCGCTCGGCAAGATCATCCTGGCTTCGCTGCGCGCCGACCAGTTGAAACGGTTTCTCGAACGCGTCGAGATGAAACCATCGACCGACAAGTCGATCACCGACGCAGCCGTGCTGCTGCGTGAAATCGCCGAGATCAGGCGCACCGGCATTGCCTTCGACGACGGCGAATTCAACCCGGAAGTGCGCTGCGTCGCCGTGCCGGTGACGGATTTCACCGGCCAGGTGATCGGCGCGCTCGGTATTTCCGGTCCGATCTGGCGGCTGTCCAACCAGGCGCTGCATAACAGCGCCGAGATCGTCGAGGCCGCCGCCAACAGGCTGTCGCGGGAATTCGGCGCCAAGAGCACGGCTGATTCGTCTTAA